Proteins encoded together in one Formosa sp. Hel3_A1_48 window:
- a CDS encoding reprolysin-like metallopeptidase produces MKSILFYFFVIITCGSYGQILSPWKLLPESVNNKVNKLSEKDKYLSDYKLFRLDLNLLTSKLESNKDEYFMLDIPNSSGKLNTFKVFESSIMHPILQNKYSNIKTYKGVGVDDPTATIRFSLSPLGFHALSSSGTRSTLYIEPYSKSDDSIYIIFEKESVYGYESDFECFTEQNIPSSNEQRRSSFVNGQGDIDDQKLRTYRLALSCTGEYAQFFAGSGTVENQKANVLAAMITSINRVNDIYERDFGIRLELVANNDQIIYLDPFNDPWQSEFNTTTASTLDQVIGVNNYDIGHNYNDTGGGNAGCLGCVCASNSQNSFHKGRGWTGSSNPIGDPFYIDYVAHEMGHQFYGFHTMNSCSRSGFNTEVEPGSGSSIMGYAGICPPNVQNNSDAHFNYVNIRDIGGYIKTGLNSYYGFIVPTCDVGLDIQNQPPTANAGNDYIIPTNTPFVLTGIADDPDGNETLTYNWSQNDTEQSPQNSTPQSNWQTGPLYRSLSQTNDPERYFPKLETVVSGSLSSTWEVTPSVPRILNFALTVRDNGSGFIGDDGTGQVATDEMLVTVVDTGSGFSVTSQDESDLMWQSGSVETVSWNVAGTDANGINADEVDIILSTDGGVSFNEVLAQGVPNDGSHDVLVPNTPALNCRLMVRGNNHIFYAVNTIPFTIDYIAQTNCITYSSAENLAQNIPDGAGQNVFGDFLVNTIDVTENGIISDVNFNVDITHPWIEDLNIVLQHPDETQSVLFDRDCTDEDNLDVTFDDEAPSDFICEVRNGVIYKPTGTSLSNFDGKNSQGQWIIGIRDFYNEDLGILNDYTLEICITTFILNAPSYDLSAIKFYPNPVENTLFIDTFLQDLTYSLLDLRGRKIYTTKGKFLPMDKLSNGVYIVKITGNNQTFYKRIIKK; encoded by the coding sequence ATGAAAAGCATTCTTTTCTACTTTTTCGTAATTATAACATGTGGTTCTTATGGGCAAATTTTATCACCCTGGAAATTATTGCCCGAATCCGTAAATAATAAAGTGAACAAGTTGTCCGAAAAAGACAAATATCTTTCAGATTACAAATTGTTCCGATTAGACCTAAATTTATTAACTTCTAAACTAGAGAGCAATAAGGATGAATACTTTATGCTTGATATTCCTAATTCATCAGGGAAGTTGAATACATTTAAGGTTTTTGAATCTTCAATAATGCATCCCATTTTACAAAACAAATACTCTAATATAAAAACCTACAAAGGAGTTGGAGTAGATGACCCTACTGCTACTATTAGGTTTAGCTTGAGCCCTCTTGGGTTTCACGCACTTTCTAGTTCTGGTACGCGTTCCACGCTTTATATTGAACCTTACAGTAAAAGCGATGACTCAATATATATCATTTTTGAAAAAGAATCTGTGTATGGTTATGAATCAGATTTTGAGTGTTTTACGGAGCAAAATATTCCCAGTTCAAATGAACAAAGAAGATCGAGTTTTGTTAACGGACAAGGAGATATTGATGATCAAAAATTAAGAACATATAGGTTAGCCTTGAGTTGTACTGGAGAGTACGCTCAATTTTTTGCAGGTTCTGGTACTGTTGAAAATCAAAAAGCAAATGTTCTTGCTGCAATGATTACTTCTATAAACAGAGTGAATGATATTTATGAACGAGATTTTGGTATACGATTAGAATTAGTAGCCAATAATGATCAAATAATATATTTAGACCCTTTCAATGACCCATGGCAAAGTGAATTTAACACCACAACAGCCAGTACCCTAGACCAGGTCATAGGAGTTAATAATTATGATATTGGTCATAATTATAATGATACTGGAGGTGGTAATGCAGGGTGTTTGGGTTGTGTTTGCGCATCTAATTCTCAGAATTCTTTCCATAAGGGTAGAGGATGGACTGGCTCTTCAAACCCCATTGGTGATCCTTTTTATATAGATTATGTAGCTCATGAAATGGGACATCAATTTTATGGATTTCACACCATGAATTCTTGTAGTAGGTCTGGATTCAACACCGAGGTAGAGCCTGGAAGCGGTAGTTCAATTATGGGATATGCAGGTATTTGTCCGCCCAACGTACAAAATAACAGTGATGCCCATTTCAATTACGTTAATATTAGAGATATAGGTGGTTATATCAAAACTGGTTTAAATTCATATTATGGTTTTATTGTTCCAACTTGCGATGTAGGCCTAGACATACAGAATCAACCACCAACAGCTAATGCCGGGAATGATTACATTATCCCAACAAATACACCTTTTGTTTTGACTGGAATTGCAGATGATCCAGATGGCAATGAAACACTCACATACAACTGGTCACAAAACGATACAGAACAATCTCCTCAAAATTCAACTCCTCAATCCAATTGGCAAACAGGGCCACTGTACAGGTCCTTAAGTCAAACTAATGATCCAGAGCGCTATTTCCCCAAATTAGAAACTGTCGTTTCAGGAAGCCTATCATCTACATGGGAAGTTACTCCCTCTGTTCCTAGAATACTAAATTTCGCACTAACAGTAAGAGATAATGGTAGTGGTTTTATTGGAGATGATGGTACCGGGCAAGTTGCCACTGATGAAATGCTTGTTACTGTAGTCGATACTGGGTCAGGCTTTTCGGTTACTTCCCAAGATGAGTCTGATTTGATGTGGCAATCAGGGTCAGTGGAAACTGTTTCATGGAATGTTGCAGGAACAGATGCCAACGGAATAAATGCGGATGAGGTTGATATTATTTTATCTACAGATGGAGGAGTTTCTTTTAATGAAGTCCTAGCCCAAGGAGTACCTAACGATGGGTCTCATGATGTTCTTGTGCCCAATACACCAGCACTAAATTGCCGTTTAATGGTCAGGGGGAACAATCATATTTTTTATGCAGTAAATACCATTCCATTTACAATAGACTACATTGCTCAAACTAATTGTATAACATATAGCTCTGCTGAAAATTTAGCTCAAAATATTCCGGATGGAGCAGGTCAAAATGTTTTTGGGGATTTTTTAGTTAATACCATAGACGTTACAGAAAACGGTATAATTTCGGATGTTAATTTTAATGTTGATATAACGCATCCATGGATAGAAGACTTAAACATAGTACTACAGCATCCAGATGAGACCCAATCAGTTTTGTTTGATAGAGATTGTACTGATGAAGACAATCTTGATGTTACTTTTGATGATGAAGCTCCATCAGATTTCATTTGTGAAGTAAGAAACGGAGTAATTTATAAACCGACTGGAACTTCACTGTCAAATTTTGATGGTAAAAATTCACAAGGGCAATGGATTATAGGAATTCGAGATTTTTATAATGAAGACCTTGGAATTTTGAATGATTACACTTTAGAAATTTGCATTACAACCTTTATTTTAAATGCCCCTTCTTATGACTTAAGCGCAATTAAATTCTACCCGAATCCAGTAGAAAACACTCTGTTTATTGACACTTTTTTACAAGATTTAACCTATTCTTTATTGGATTTAAGAGGTAGAAAAATTTATACAACAAAAGGTAAATTTTTACCAATGGACAAGTTAAGTAATGGAGTTTACATTGTGAAAATCACAGGAAACAATCAGACTTTTTACAAACGAATAATTAAAAAATAA
- a CDS encoding MBL fold metallo-hydrolase, which yields MKIEQIYTKCLAQGAYYIESNGEAAVIDPLREPQPYIDRALNSGVKIKYIFETHIHADFVSGHVDLAKKTGATIVFGPNTKTTFNCYNAADNEEFKIGNITIKALHTPGHTLESVTYLLIDENSKNHAIFTGDTLFLGDVGRPDLAIKSELTEKDLAGMLFDSLRSKIMNLEDDVIVYPSHGAGSACGKNLSKETVGTIGEQKQTNYALRSEMSKEEFVKEVLDGISPPPQYFAKNALLNKSGYPDLDQVLVSGNIPLAIDVFEELENDNKTLVLDVRTQQEFVENHIPGSIFIGLNGGFAPWVGALIANITQPILLVVPEGKSEEAVTRLARVGYDNTLGYLDGGIESWINAGKRTDQITSISANEFEQHTKNKPVHVLDVRKDGEYRSMHLKGETVQHFALDYINTQLDQINSDQKYYIHCAGGYRSVIAASILKRNGFHNIVDIAGGFTALKKTALEVSNYVCPSTL from the coding sequence ATGAAAATTGAACAAATCTATACCAAATGCCTTGCTCAAGGTGCCTACTATATCGAATCTAATGGAGAGGCAGCTGTTATTGACCCTCTAAGAGAACCCCAACCCTATATTGATAGAGCTTTAAATAGTGGTGTAAAAATCAAATATATTTTTGAAACTCATATTCATGCAGATTTTGTTTCAGGCCATGTCGATTTAGCTAAAAAAACTGGGGCAACTATCGTATTTGGACCCAACACAAAAACGACTTTTAATTGCTATAACGCTGCGGATAACGAAGAATTTAAAATTGGTAATATCACCATAAAAGCTCTACATACACCAGGACATACACTAGAGTCTGTCACCTATTTGTTGATTGATGAGAATAGTAAAAATCATGCAATTTTCACAGGCGACACCCTTTTTCTAGGTGATGTTGGACGTCCAGATTTGGCCATAAAGTCAGAGTTAACTGAAAAAGATTTGGCAGGTATGTTATTTGACTCTTTACGCTCTAAAATTATGAACTTAGAGGATGATGTTATTGTTTATCCTTCACATGGAGCGGGCTCAGCTTGTGGCAAAAACTTAAGTAAAGAAACTGTTGGAACCATTGGAGAACAAAAACAAACAAACTATGCCCTAAGATCTGAAATGAGCAAAGAAGAATTTGTAAAAGAAGTGCTTGATGGCATAAGCCCACCACCACAATATTTTGCTAAAAATGCACTTCTAAATAAGTCAGGATATCCCGATTTAGATCAAGTGTTAGTTTCAGGAAATATACCTCTTGCCATAGATGTATTTGAAGAACTTGAAAACGACAACAAAACACTCGTATTGGATGTAAGAACGCAACAAGAATTTGTTGAAAATCATATTCCAGGATCAATTTTTATTGGGCTGAACGGCGGGTTTGCACCTTGGGTTGGTGCACTTATTGCAAATATTACTCAGCCCATACTATTGGTTGTTCCCGAAGGAAAATCAGAAGAAGCAGTCACTCGTCTTGCTCGGGTTGGATATGATAACACTCTTGGATATCTTGATGGTGGTATTGAGTCATGGATTAATGCTGGAAAAAGAACAGATCAAATTACTTCTATCTCTGCAAATGAGTTTGAACAACACACAAAAAATAAACCTGTTCATGTTTTGGACGTCAGAAAAGATGGTGAATACCGCTCAATGCATCTCAAAGGCGAAACTGTTCAGCATTTTGCATTAGATTACATCAATACCCAACTTGATCAAATTAATTCGGACCAAAAATACTATATTCATTGTGCAGGCGGCTACAGATCTGTAATTGCTGCATCTATTCTGAAAAGAAATGGTTTTCACAATATTGTTGATATTGCTGGAGGATTTACTGCATTGAAAAAAACAGCCTTAGAAGTCAGCAACTACGTTTGTCCATCAACTTTATAA
- a CDS encoding ATP-dependent Clp protease adaptor ClpS, producing the protein MANKEQLQKDVQTIEDQAPINEIVLFNDDVNTFDHVIETLVDVCNHTFEQAEQCSILVHYKGKCTVKTGAYDDLEPRCSKLLQAGLSAEII; encoded by the coding sequence ATGGCAAATAAAGAGCAATTACAAAAGGATGTTCAAACAATCGAAGACCAAGCTCCAATTAATGAGATTGTTTTATTTAATGATGATGTTAATACATTCGACCATGTTATTGAGACTTTGGTTGATGTTTGTAACCACACTTTTGAACAAGCAGAACAATGTTCAATTTTAGTGCATTATAAGGGGAAATGCACAGTTAAGACGGGGGCTTATGATGATCTAGAACCTCGTTGTTCAAAACTTTTACAAGCGGGCTTAAGTGCTGAAATTATTTAA
- the prmA gene encoding 50S ribosomal protein L11 methyltransferase, giving the protein MKASIYIGYNFDVTPSNPGVEILIAELGYAGFESFVEHSNGVTAYIQKEDYYPSILDDIQILNNNTFTINYTSEEIEQVNWNAKWEENFHPILVDHRCSVRAPFHSKPSVEYDIVIEPKMSFGTGHHETTHMMIQHILATDFTNKSVLDMGCGTGVLAILAEKRGATLIEAIDIDEWCYLNSVENCSRNSCQNITVSKGDAQLLDTKVFDVIIANINRNILLNDIPQYVACLNPNGLLFLSGFYEKDIPAIQELCTMHSLVLEGQILRNKWVALKFKKIDGK; this is encoded by the coding sequence ATGAAAGCATCCATATATATTGGATATAACTTTGATGTAACTCCCTCGAATCCTGGTGTTGAAATTCTTATTGCTGAGTTGGGTTATGCAGGATTCGAGAGTTTTGTTGAACATTCAAATGGAGTTACCGCTTACATTCAAAAAGAGGACTATTATCCAAGTATTCTGGATGACATCCAAATATTGAATAACAATACATTTACAATAAATTACACTTCTGAAGAGATTGAGCAAGTTAATTGGAATGCTAAATGGGAAGAAAATTTTCATCCTATTTTAGTGGACCACCGTTGCTCTGTTCGCGCTCCTTTTCATTCCAAACCAAGTGTTGAGTATGACATTGTTATTGAACCAAAGATGAGCTTTGGCACGGGACATCACGAAACAACTCATATGATGATTCAGCATATTTTGGCTACAGATTTTACAAACAAGTCTGTTTTAGACATGGGCTGTGGGACTGGAGTTTTGGCCATTTTAGCCGAAAAAAGAGGAGCAACGCTTATTGAAGCTATTGATATTGATGAATGGTGTTATTTGAACAGTGTTGAAAATTGTTCGCGAAATTCGTGTCAAAATATTACAGTTTCTAAAGGAGACGCTCAGCTTTTGGATACTAAAGTATTCGATGTAATCATAGCAAATATTAATAGGAATATTCTTTTGAACGATATTCCTCAATATGTTGCTTGCTTAAATCCAAATGGTTTATTATTTTTAAGTGGATTTTACGAAAAGGATATCCCAGCCATTCAGGAGCTTTGTACAATGCATAGCTTAGTTTTGGAAGGTCAAATTTTACGAAATAAGTGGGTAGCCCTAAAATTTAAAAAAATTGATGGCAAATAA